One segment of Apus apus isolate bApuApu2 chromosome 1, bApuApu2.pri.cur, whole genome shotgun sequence DNA contains the following:
- the NHS gene encoding actin remodeling regulator NHS isoform X5, whose amino-acid sequence MTEGLHNAVSNLDAESKLSVYYQAPWHQQRNIFLPSTRPPCVEELHHHAKQHLRALRREHRSRGDNREQKVQGPITVVAPPFPPFPAICSQKRQAIKDRHLLPSHPPEDEDTDVMLGQRPKNPIHNIPSTLDKQTNWSKALPLPTPEEKMKQDAQVISSCIIPINVTDSDESPVARERNVIVHANPDFSSSSSRRSGTRDSECQTEEILIAAPSRRRIRAQRGQSVVASLSHSAGNILVLADNGDAVFAAAVSNRIRSRSLPREGARASESHQDATTKGAGYEAEHFLAGQERILKKGKEVLGKPGSQEHQPISLTCPQHLHSPEHSIGERGRSRLSRMADSGSCEISSNSDTFGSPIHSISTAGVLLSSHMDQKDDHQSSSGNWSGSSSTCPSQTSETIPPAASPPLTGSSHCDSELSLNTAPNANEDSSIFITEQFGDHVDKVRGHRASSFTSTVADLLDDPNNSNTSDSEWNYLHHHHDASCRHDFSPERPKADSLGCPSFTSMATYDSFLEKSPSDKADTSSHFSVDTEGYYTSMHFDCGLKGNKSYICNYAAMGSESGQTGSMTSSLADCTWQECMSHRRQGRQCISLKKPKAKPAPPKRSSSLRKSEGSTDLPDKKEPKISGGQHVSHTTREMKLPLEFANTPSRVEGPSVPAKQELSWANQGDGGLKDTPFNTADIPSFKDEGAEQPHYADLWLLNDLKSSDPYRSLSNSSTATGTTVIECIKSPESSESQTSQSGSRATTPSLPSIDNEFKLASPEKLAGLASPSSGYSSQSETPTSSFPTAFFSGPLSPGGSKRKPKVPERKSSLQQPLSKDGTTSVSKDLELPIIPPTHLDLSALHNVLSKPFAHRHQLHAFSHSKQSTVGEALHPSPPSALAITPSVLKSVHLRAVNKPEGGKQKGSTPDLLCIQETTLMATDVSPGKMRPLLAKKPVSRQYSTEEAIMSYIDASPAEGGPGKPALQKSSSFSGQNSCEREAVTSASLSLVEIKAGKDQTHLVTECLPDNALNQICAVSTDGFQKGSAVLAGDEAMKPDQGAETEHNLQQVQAQPKLSAGSEGRLEAGPAGESPSQVEGVAISDQLKHQPNVSHHVPGNIGYEAETEAVNSLGEASCKQENDIASGIPTKSASDDGRVDEMAGGMEEPLLKESSPSDESLVSPLSEELQADAEDVFVSPNKPRTTEDLFAVIHRSKRKVLGRKDSGDLSVRNRLRASSGTSSQPPASSTLPASSVPPAGSVGTPLSSQRSPGLIYRNAKKSNTSNEEFKLLLLKKGSRSDSSYRMSATEILKSPILPKSPGELTADTPQSLEESPPAVSPDALSPLSPCSPRVNAEGFSSKSFPMSASSRVGRSRAPPAASSSRYSVRCRLYNTPMQAISEGETENSDGSPHDDRSSQSST is encoded by the exons TCCCATCCACCAGAGGACGAAGATACAGATGTCATGTTAGGGCAGAGGCCGAAAAATCCAATACATAATATCCCTTCTACACTGGATAAACAAACCAATTGGAGTAAAGCACTACCTCTCCCAACTccagaggagaaaatgaaacaagatgCCCAAGTGATTTCTTCTTGCATTATCCCCATCAATGTCACTG ATTCAGACGAGTCACCGGTGGCAAGAGAGCGCAATGTGATTGTGCACGCAAACCCAGacttctccagctccagcagcaggaggtcaGGGACACGGGACTCAGAGTGCCAGACAGAAGAAATCCTGATAGCTGCTCCCTCCCGGCGGCGGATCCGCGCCCAGAGGGGGCAGAGCGTTGTTGCCTCCCTCTCCCACTCTGCCGGCAACATCTTGGTGCTGGCAGACAATGGAGATGCTGTCTTTGCTGCCGCTGTCAGCAACCGCATCCGCTCACGGAGTCTTCCTCGTGAGGGCGCCCGGGCCAGCGAGAGCCATCAGGATGCCACCACTAAGGGTGCAGGGTATGAAGCAGAGCACTTCCTAGCTGGCCAGGAGAGGATTCTgaaaaaggggaaggaggtCTTGGGCAAGCCGGGTTCACAAGAGCATCAGCCCATCAGTTTAACTTGTCCTCAGCACCTGCACAGCCCTGAACACAGCATTGGTGAGAGGGGGAGGTCACGACTCTCAAGGATGGCTGATTCGGGCAGCTGCGAGATTTCATCCAACTCGGACACCTTTGGGAGCCCCATTCACTCTATCTCCACAGCAGGAGTCCTGCTCAGTAGCCACATGGATCAGAAAGATGACCACCAATCCTCCAGTGGCAACTGGAGTGGAAGCAGCTCTACATGTCCCTCCCAGACGTCTGAAACcattcctcctgctgcctctcctccgCTGACGGGCTCTTCACACTGTGACTCTGAGCTGTCACTCAACACTGCTCCCAATGCCAACGAGGACTCCAGCATCTTCATCACGGAGCAGTTTGGTGACCACGTGGACAAGGTCAGGGGCCACAGGGCAAGCTCCTTCACCTCCACTGTGGCGGATTTACTGGATGACCCCAACAATAGCAACACAAGCGACAGCGAGTGGAACTACCTGCACCACCACCACGATGCTTCTTGTCGCCATGACTTTAGCCCTGAGCGCCCAAAAGCAGACAGCTTGGGATGCCCCAGCTTCACCAGCATGGCCACCTATGACAGCTTCCTCGAAAAGAGCCCCTCTGACAAGGCAGACACTAGCTCACACTTTTCTGTGGATACTGAAGGATACTATACCTCCATGCACTTTGACTGCGGTCTAAAGGGTAATAAAAGCTATATTTGCAACTATGCAGCCATGGGCTCCGAGAGTGGCCAGACCGGAAGCATGACCTCCAGCCTGGCTGACTGCACCTGGCAGGAGTGCATGAGCCACAGGAGGCAGGGACGGCAGTGCATCTCACTGAAGAAACCAAAGGCAAAGCCAGCCCCACCAAAACGCAGCTCGTCTTTGAGGAAATCGGAGGGCAGCACTGACCTTCCTGACAAGAAAGAACCAAAGATCAGTGGTGGACAGCATGTCTCTCACACCACCAGGGAAATGAAGCTGCCCCTTGAGTTTGCAAACACACCTTCCCGAGTGGAAGGCCCCAGCGTGCCGGCCAAGCAAGAGCTCTCCTGGGCAAACCAGGGTGACGGCGGGTTAAAGGACACTCCATTCAACACTGCCGATATCCCGTCTTTTAAAGATGAAGGTGCTGAACAACCTCACTATGCAGACCTCTGGCTTCTGAACGACTTGAAATCCAGCGATCCTTACAGGTCCTTGTCCAATTCGAGCACTGCTACGGGTACTACAGTCATAGAATGCATCAAGTCACCGGAGAGCTCTGAATCCCAGACATCCCAGTCCGGGTCACGAGCCAccaccccatccctcccctcaATCGATAATGAATTTAAGCTGGCCTCCCCTGAGAAGCTGGCAGGGTTAGCCTCACCCTCCAGCGGGTATTCCAGCCAGTCAGAGACACCCACCTCTTCTTTTCCgactgctttcttttcaggaCCCTTGTCTCCAGGGGGGAGCAAGAGGAAGCCGAAAGTACCGGAGAGGAAGTCATCACTGCAGCAGCCGCTCTCAAAAGACGGCACCACCTCGGTGAGCAAAGACCTTGAACTGCCAATTATACCTCCTACTCACCTCGACCTAAGTGCTCTTCACAATGTCTTGAGCAAGCCCTTTGCTCACCGGCACCAGCTGCACGCCTTCAGccacagcaagcagagcacTGTTGGGGAAGCCCTGCatcccagccctccctctgcCCTCGCCATCACACCCTCCGTTCTCAAGTCTGTCCATCTCCGGGCAGTCAACAAGCCCGAAGGAGGGAAACAGAAAGGCAGCACTCCAGACCTGCTCTGCATACAGGAGACCACCTTGATGGCTACTGATGTTTCTCCAGGCAAAATGAGGCCGCTGTTAGCTAAGAAGCCAGTATCACGCCAGTACTCCACAGAGGAGGCCATAATGTCGTACATTGATGCTTCCCCAGCAGAAGGGGGCCCTGGAAAGCCAGCTTTACAGAAAAGCTCTTCTTTCAGTGGTCAGAATAGCTGTGAGAGAGAAGCTGTAACTTCAGCAAGCCTGAGTCTGGTTGAAATCAAAGCTGGGAAGGACCAAACACACCTGGTCACTGAGTGCTTGCCAGACAATGCTCTGAATCAGATATGTGCTGTCTCCACAGATGGGTTTCAGAAGGGCTCAGCTGTCCTTGCAGGTGATGAAGCAATGAAACCTGACCAGGGTGCAGAAACAGAGCACAACCTTCAGCAAGTGCAGGCTCAGCCAAAGCTCTCTGCAGGCAGTGAGGGGAGGCTGGAAGCTGGGCCTGCAGGAGAAAGCCCAAGTCAGGTAGAGGGAGTGGCCATCAGCGATCAGCTTAAGCATCAACCCAATGTTAGCCACCATGTGCCTGGGAATATTGGCTATGAAGCAGAGACAGAAGCAGTGAATTCACTTGGTGAAGCAAGTTGCAAGCAGGAAAACGATATCGCATCAGGTATCCCAACCAAAAGTGCCTCTGATGATGGCAGGGTGGACGAGATGGCAGGTGGCATGGAGGAGCCTTTGCTGAAAG AGTCTTCTCCAAGTGATGAGTCCCTTGTGTCTCCGCTGAGTGAGGAGTTGCAGGCTGATGCTGAGGATGTCTTTGTGTCTCCAAATAAACCACGCACCACCGAGGATCTGTTCGCAGTCATTCACAG aTCCAAAAGGAAAGTTCTTGGAAGAAAGGATTCTGGAGACCTTTCTGTAAGAAACAGATTGAGAGCTTCATCTGGGACTAGCAGccagcctcctgccagcagcacattgCCCGCCAGCAGTGTGCCACCGGCCGGCAGCGTGGGCACTCCCTTAAGCAGTCAGAGGTCCCCTGGGCTCATCTACAGGAATGCCAAAAAGTCCAACACATCCAATGAAGAGTTTAAGCTACTACTCCTTAAGAAGGGCAGCCGATCAGATTCCAGCTATAGGATGTCTGCCACGGAAATTCTGAAAAGCCCTATTTTGCCCAAGTCTCCTGGAGAACTGACGGCGGACACCCCTCAAAGCCTAGAGGAGtctccccctgcagtgagccCCGATGCATTGTCTCCactctccccctgctcccccagggTCAACGCGGAAGGATTCTCCTCCAAGAGCTTTCCCATGTCAGCATCTTCGAGAGTGGGGCGCTCCCGGGCACCCCcggcagccagcagcagccggTACAGCGTGCGCTGCAGGCTGTACAACACACCGATGCAGGCCATCTCCGAAGGAGAGACTGAGAACTCTGATGGAAGCCCCCATGACGATCGGTCTTCTCAGAGCTCAACGTAG
- the NHS gene encoding actin remodeling regulator NHS isoform X2 produces MTEGLHNAVSNLDAESKLSVYYQAPWHQQRNIFLPSTRPPCVEELHHHAKQHLRALRREHRSRGDNREQKVQGPITVVAPPFPPFPAICSQKRQAIKDRHLLPFISTRSPSPVECCHMTPWSRKSHPPEDEDTDVMLGQRPKNPIHNIPSTLDKQTNWSKALPLPTPEEKMKQDAQVISSCIIPINVTGVGFDREASIRCSLVHSQSVLQRRRKLRRRKTISGIPRRVQQEIDSDESPVARERNVIVHANPDFSSSSSRRSGTRDSECQTEEILIAAPSRRRIRAQRGQSVVASLSHSAGNILVLADNGDAVFAAAVSNRIRSRSLPREGARASESHQDATTKGAGYEAEHFLAGQERILKKGKEVLGKPGSQEHQPISLTCPQHLHSPEHSIGERGRSRLSRMADSGSCEISSNSDTFGSPIHSISTAGVLLSSHMDQKDDHQSSSGNWSGSSSTCPSQTSETIPPAASPPLTGSSHCDSELSLNTAPNANEDSSIFITEQFGDHVDKVRGHRASSFTSTVADLLDDPNNSNTSDSEWNYLHHHHDASCRHDFSPERPKADSLGCPSFTSMATYDSFLEKSPSDKADTSSHFSVDTEGYYTSMHFDCGLKGNKSYICNYAAMGSESGQTGSMTSSLADCTWQECMSHRRQGRQCISLKKPKAKPAPPKRSSSLRKSEGSTDLPDKKEPKISGGQHVSHTTREMKLPLEFANTPSRVEGPSVPAKQELSWANQGDGGLKDTPFNTADIPSFKDEGAEQPHYADLWLLNDLKSSDPYRSLSNSSTATGTTVIECIKSPESSESQTSQSGSRATTPSLPSIDNEFKLASPEKLAGLASPSSGYSSQSETPTSSFPTAFFSGPLSPGGSKRKPKVPERKSSLQQPLSKDGTTSVSKDLELPIIPPTHLDLSALHNVLSKPFAHRHQLHAFSHSKQSTVGEALHPSPPSALAITPSVLKSVHLRAVNKPEGGKQKGSTPDLLCIQETTLMATDVSPGKMRPLLAKKPVSRQYSTEEAIMSYIDASPAEGGPGKPALQKSSSFSGQNSCEREAVTSASLSLVEIKAGKDQTHLVTECLPDNALNQICAVSTDGFQKGSAVLAGDEAMKPDQGAETEHNLQQVQAQPKLSAGSEGRLEAGPAGESPSQVEGVAISDQLKHQPNVSHHVPGNIGYEAETEAVNSLGEASCKQENDIASGIPTKSASDDGRVDEMAGGMEEPLLKESSPSDESLVSPLSEELQADAEDVFVSPNKPRTTEDLFAVIHRSKRKVLGRKDSGDLSVRNRLRASSGTSSQPPASSTLPASSVPPAGSVGTPLSSQRSPGLIYRNAKKSNTSNEEFKLLLLKKGSRSDSSYRMSATEILKSPILPKSPGELTADTPQSLEESPPAVSPDALSPLSPCSPRVNAEGFSSKSFPMSASSRVGRSRAPPAASSSRYSVRCRLYNTPMQAISEGETENSDGSPHDDRSSQSST; encoded by the exons TTTATCAGCACCCGTTCGCCCTCCCCAGTTGAATGTTGCCACATGACCCCCTGGAGTAGAAAG TCCCATCCACCAGAGGACGAAGATACAGATGTCATGTTAGGGCAGAGGCCGAAAAATCCAATACATAATATCCCTTCTACACTGGATAAACAAACCAATTGGAGTAAAGCACTACCTCTCCCAACTccagaggagaaaatgaaacaagatgCCCAAGTGATTTCTTCTTGCATTATCCCCATCAATGTCACTG GAGTTGGTTTTGACAGAGAGGCTAGTATACGCTGCTCTCTTGTTCATTCACAATCTGTACTACAGCGGAGACGAAAgttgaggaggaggaaaaccaTCTCTGGCATCCCCAGAAGAGTGCAACAGGAAATAG ATTCAGACGAGTCACCGGTGGCAAGAGAGCGCAATGTGATTGTGCACGCAAACCCAGacttctccagctccagcagcaggaggtcaGGGACACGGGACTCAGAGTGCCAGACAGAAGAAATCCTGATAGCTGCTCCCTCCCGGCGGCGGATCCGCGCCCAGAGGGGGCAGAGCGTTGTTGCCTCCCTCTCCCACTCTGCCGGCAACATCTTGGTGCTGGCAGACAATGGAGATGCTGTCTTTGCTGCCGCTGTCAGCAACCGCATCCGCTCACGGAGTCTTCCTCGTGAGGGCGCCCGGGCCAGCGAGAGCCATCAGGATGCCACCACTAAGGGTGCAGGGTATGAAGCAGAGCACTTCCTAGCTGGCCAGGAGAGGATTCTgaaaaaggggaaggaggtCTTGGGCAAGCCGGGTTCACAAGAGCATCAGCCCATCAGTTTAACTTGTCCTCAGCACCTGCACAGCCCTGAACACAGCATTGGTGAGAGGGGGAGGTCACGACTCTCAAGGATGGCTGATTCGGGCAGCTGCGAGATTTCATCCAACTCGGACACCTTTGGGAGCCCCATTCACTCTATCTCCACAGCAGGAGTCCTGCTCAGTAGCCACATGGATCAGAAAGATGACCACCAATCCTCCAGTGGCAACTGGAGTGGAAGCAGCTCTACATGTCCCTCCCAGACGTCTGAAACcattcctcctgctgcctctcctccgCTGACGGGCTCTTCACACTGTGACTCTGAGCTGTCACTCAACACTGCTCCCAATGCCAACGAGGACTCCAGCATCTTCATCACGGAGCAGTTTGGTGACCACGTGGACAAGGTCAGGGGCCACAGGGCAAGCTCCTTCACCTCCACTGTGGCGGATTTACTGGATGACCCCAACAATAGCAACACAAGCGACAGCGAGTGGAACTACCTGCACCACCACCACGATGCTTCTTGTCGCCATGACTTTAGCCCTGAGCGCCCAAAAGCAGACAGCTTGGGATGCCCCAGCTTCACCAGCATGGCCACCTATGACAGCTTCCTCGAAAAGAGCCCCTCTGACAAGGCAGACACTAGCTCACACTTTTCTGTGGATACTGAAGGATACTATACCTCCATGCACTTTGACTGCGGTCTAAAGGGTAATAAAAGCTATATTTGCAACTATGCAGCCATGGGCTCCGAGAGTGGCCAGACCGGAAGCATGACCTCCAGCCTGGCTGACTGCACCTGGCAGGAGTGCATGAGCCACAGGAGGCAGGGACGGCAGTGCATCTCACTGAAGAAACCAAAGGCAAAGCCAGCCCCACCAAAACGCAGCTCGTCTTTGAGGAAATCGGAGGGCAGCACTGACCTTCCTGACAAGAAAGAACCAAAGATCAGTGGTGGACAGCATGTCTCTCACACCACCAGGGAAATGAAGCTGCCCCTTGAGTTTGCAAACACACCTTCCCGAGTGGAAGGCCCCAGCGTGCCGGCCAAGCAAGAGCTCTCCTGGGCAAACCAGGGTGACGGCGGGTTAAAGGACACTCCATTCAACACTGCCGATATCCCGTCTTTTAAAGATGAAGGTGCTGAACAACCTCACTATGCAGACCTCTGGCTTCTGAACGACTTGAAATCCAGCGATCCTTACAGGTCCTTGTCCAATTCGAGCACTGCTACGGGTACTACAGTCATAGAATGCATCAAGTCACCGGAGAGCTCTGAATCCCAGACATCCCAGTCCGGGTCACGAGCCAccaccccatccctcccctcaATCGATAATGAATTTAAGCTGGCCTCCCCTGAGAAGCTGGCAGGGTTAGCCTCACCCTCCAGCGGGTATTCCAGCCAGTCAGAGACACCCACCTCTTCTTTTCCgactgctttcttttcaggaCCCTTGTCTCCAGGGGGGAGCAAGAGGAAGCCGAAAGTACCGGAGAGGAAGTCATCACTGCAGCAGCCGCTCTCAAAAGACGGCACCACCTCGGTGAGCAAAGACCTTGAACTGCCAATTATACCTCCTACTCACCTCGACCTAAGTGCTCTTCACAATGTCTTGAGCAAGCCCTTTGCTCACCGGCACCAGCTGCACGCCTTCAGccacagcaagcagagcacTGTTGGGGAAGCCCTGCatcccagccctccctctgcCCTCGCCATCACACCCTCCGTTCTCAAGTCTGTCCATCTCCGGGCAGTCAACAAGCCCGAAGGAGGGAAACAGAAAGGCAGCACTCCAGACCTGCTCTGCATACAGGAGACCACCTTGATGGCTACTGATGTTTCTCCAGGCAAAATGAGGCCGCTGTTAGCTAAGAAGCCAGTATCACGCCAGTACTCCACAGAGGAGGCCATAATGTCGTACATTGATGCTTCCCCAGCAGAAGGGGGCCCTGGAAAGCCAGCTTTACAGAAAAGCTCTTCTTTCAGTGGTCAGAATAGCTGTGAGAGAGAAGCTGTAACTTCAGCAAGCCTGAGTCTGGTTGAAATCAAAGCTGGGAAGGACCAAACACACCTGGTCACTGAGTGCTTGCCAGACAATGCTCTGAATCAGATATGTGCTGTCTCCACAGATGGGTTTCAGAAGGGCTCAGCTGTCCTTGCAGGTGATGAAGCAATGAAACCTGACCAGGGTGCAGAAACAGAGCACAACCTTCAGCAAGTGCAGGCTCAGCCAAAGCTCTCTGCAGGCAGTGAGGGGAGGCTGGAAGCTGGGCCTGCAGGAGAAAGCCCAAGTCAGGTAGAGGGAGTGGCCATCAGCGATCAGCTTAAGCATCAACCCAATGTTAGCCACCATGTGCCTGGGAATATTGGCTATGAAGCAGAGACAGAAGCAGTGAATTCACTTGGTGAAGCAAGTTGCAAGCAGGAAAACGATATCGCATCAGGTATCCCAACCAAAAGTGCCTCTGATGATGGCAGGGTGGACGAGATGGCAGGTGGCATGGAGGAGCCTTTGCTGAAAG AGTCTTCTCCAAGTGATGAGTCCCTTGTGTCTCCGCTGAGTGAGGAGTTGCAGGCTGATGCTGAGGATGTCTTTGTGTCTCCAAATAAACCACGCACCACCGAGGATCTGTTCGCAGTCATTCACAG aTCCAAAAGGAAAGTTCTTGGAAGAAAGGATTCTGGAGACCTTTCTGTAAGAAACAGATTGAGAGCTTCATCTGGGACTAGCAGccagcctcctgccagcagcacattgCCCGCCAGCAGTGTGCCACCGGCCGGCAGCGTGGGCACTCCCTTAAGCAGTCAGAGGTCCCCTGGGCTCATCTACAGGAATGCCAAAAAGTCCAACACATCCAATGAAGAGTTTAAGCTACTACTCCTTAAGAAGGGCAGCCGATCAGATTCCAGCTATAGGATGTCTGCCACGGAAATTCTGAAAAGCCCTATTTTGCCCAAGTCTCCTGGAGAACTGACGGCGGACACCCCTCAAAGCCTAGAGGAGtctccccctgcagtgagccCCGATGCATTGTCTCCactctccccctgctcccccagggTCAACGCGGAAGGATTCTCCTCCAAGAGCTTTCCCATGTCAGCATCTTCGAGAGTGGGGCGCTCCCGGGCACCCCcggcagccagcagcagccggTACAGCGTGCGCTGCAGGCTGTACAACACACCGATGCAGGCCATCTCCGAAGGAGAGACTGAGAACTCTGATGGAAGCCCCCATGACGATCGGTCTTCTCAGAGCTCAACGTAG